In Leptospira barantonii, the DNA window CGAAGGGAGAATGGAGAAAGCAAAGCCGCAACGGCCGCGATTCCGGAGATCGCTCCCGACGCGCCGACCACCGGAGTCGAATCGTGAAGAATTACTCCTCGTATAAACGAGTCCAACAAAGTCGAAATCAACGCGGCCATAAAAAAGAATAAAAGCCATCTTCCTTTTCCCGCTTTGTATTCTACCGCTCTACCCAGAAAAAAAAGATAAAACATATTTCCGAATAAGTGTATTAGACTTCCGTGATAGAATACCGCACCGATCCAGGAAACCGGATCGAACTTTCCGGGATGATTTAGAAAATAATGACGAATCACATGTTCGGGAAGAAAGATGTTTGCGAGAAAGAAAGTCGCAATCATCAAAAAAACGAAAAAGGTGGTTAGGGGAAATTCAAAAAGAAGAATCCGAATCAAAGCGCTTCTTGTCCTCCGGGAAAATATCGAATCAGATAGGATTTAAGAATGATCTTCAACTCGATGATCATTCGATCGGAGAATTCCTTATCTTTTTGCTCGCGAATCCAACGGTTAAGAATCGCATCCGTTACTTCCACGATAATTCTTGAGATAATTTTATTTTCGACCGGATCCACGTTAAATTGAGAAAGAATCATCGAAACATTTTGAGAGATTTTCAAATTATTCTCACGATCGATTTCGATCAGTTCGGGATCCTGTTTCATAGAAGACCAAAGCGGAGCGAAGCCGGGTTCGGTAAGATAAAAGTTCGCGAAAGAATCGATCACGGAGTCGATCAAATCCTCCCAGGTTTTTCCGGATAAGTCCGACTGAAAAATTGCGGAGAGCATCAGGTTCACTCTTTCCAAATGTCTTTGTCCGACGGCGTTTAAGACCGCATGTTTGTTCGGAAAGTATTGGTATAAGGATCCGATCGGAATTTCCGCTTCCAACGCGATCATATTGGTGGTGATCGCTTCGGCTCCGTTTTTTTCTAGAAGTACGGCGACTACGTCTAATATCTTCTGAACCCGATCGATCGATCTTTTTTGAGAAGGTTCTTTTCTAGGATTGAGAAGAGACGGATCTTTCCCGGATTCGCTATTGATAACTTTCTTCGGTTTGATTGTTTTTTTTGAAATCAATTCCAATCTCCGCCGTTTAGACGATTTGACTCCATTTATAGATTTGATTGGATAAATTCAAGAAAAGTATTCCATCAAAAATGAATTGTTCCGTTTAGATTTTTGAGAATTCGCTGAACTAAAATCGAAGTTCGCTTAGTAAAACTCAGTATGTTGCTCCCTATGGGTTGCAACATAAGCTCAAGACGCGTTCGCTCAAAGGCTTAGAGTCCATGTTAAGTTTTTAATGTTTAATTTTGCCGAAGAAGGGACTCGTCGTTACGCAAATCGCCATCGTAGCGATTTAAGCTCCACGACGTCTCGAACTTGCCTCAGCACTTCCTGTGCTTCGGTCGCGTTTTTCGCTTTTTGCGAAAGCTCAAAACGCTTTCAAGTTCTCGCTTCGAGTCCGTGTTTTGTTGTGATGATTATTCTGCCGAAGAAGGGACTCGAACCCCCACGACCTTGCGATCGCTGGCACCTGAAGCCAGTGCGTCTACCAATTCCGCCACTTCGGCGAGGTGGAATGCAGTGAGAAACTGCTCTTACAATCTCGTTAGGTTCGGGTTTTCCGTCATCCATTATTTTGGAATTCATTGACACGGAGGTCGATCGGATTCTATGATCCAGTTAGAATGAAAGCAGAAAGAAAAACCTCCGAAACAGAGATCAAGTTGGAGATGAATCTCCGCGGAACCGGCAAGTATCAATTCGATACCGAGATTCCTTTTTTCGAGCACATGCTTTCACATATCT includes these proteins:
- a CDS encoding rhomboid family intramembrane serine protease, with the translated sequence MIATFFLANIFLPEHVIRHYFLNHPGKFDPVSWIGAVFYHGSLIHLFGNMFYLFFLGRAVEYKAGKGRWLLFFFMAALISTLLDSFIRGVILHDSTPVVGASGAISGIAAVAALLSPFSLRFNQKNIPFPVFLVAWIMVYSDITNVFTEDGVARWAHLGGFISVIFAAYFLKPTERKQLHSGFILNLIFIVLTLILAFFYTNR